The following proteins are encoded in a genomic region of Burkholderia cepacia:
- a CDS encoding metal-dependent hydrolase has protein sequence MKSAACATAAGIMPVRRDLRFDLPVERAKDWHGLGSHVTHFFNALSLLFPAGERFFMDSVRNYRDRIDDPVLKQQVLGFIGQEAMHTREHIEYNELMQANHLPARKLDKRVWTVLAFMKRKLPHSVQLAHTVAAEHYTAMLADWLLRDPTRLDGSVEGYRQMWIWHALEETEHKAVSFDVWNTAMKPGLRRYLIRIGVYLLTTLTFWPTVFLMHATLLWRDRGAGHHVRGMLRMIAFLYGPRRGLFPRIAGEWLSFFRPGFHPWDHDNHHHLARVDALAATYGEQGGAPAGRGRANAPASLASGR, from the coding sequence ATGAAGTCAGCCGCTTGCGCTACCGCAGCCGGGATCATGCCGGTGCGCCGCGACCTGCGCTTCGACCTGCCGGTTGAACGTGCGAAGGACTGGCATGGCCTCGGGTCGCACGTGACCCATTTCTTCAACGCGCTGTCGTTGCTGTTTCCGGCCGGCGAGCGCTTCTTCATGGATTCGGTGCGCAATTACCGCGACCGGATCGACGATCCGGTGCTGAAGCAGCAGGTGCTCGGCTTTATCGGCCAGGAGGCGATGCACACGCGCGAGCACATCGAATACAACGAGCTGATGCAGGCGAACCACCTGCCCGCGCGCAAGCTCGACAAGCGCGTCTGGACGGTACTCGCCTTCATGAAGCGCAAGCTGCCGCATTCGGTGCAACTCGCGCATACGGTCGCGGCGGAACACTACACGGCGATGCTCGCCGACTGGCTGCTGCGCGACCCGACGCGCCTCGACGGTTCGGTCGAAGGCTACCGCCAGATGTGGATCTGGCACGCGCTCGAGGAAACCGAGCACAAGGCGGTGTCGTTCGACGTGTGGAATACCGCGATGAAGCCGGGGCTGCGCCGCTACCTGATCCGCATCGGCGTCTATCTGCTGACGACGCTGACGTTCTGGCCGACCGTGTTCCTGATGCATGCGACGCTGCTGTGGCGCGATCGCGGCGCCGGCCATCACGTGCGCGGCATGCTGCGGATGATCGCGTTCCTGTACGGGCCCCGTCGTGGCCTGTTCCCGCGCATCGCGGGCGAATGGCTGAGTTTTTTCCGGCCGGGCTTCCATCCGTGGGATCACGACAACCATCACCATCTGGCGCGCGTCGACGCGCTTGCCGCCACCTACGGCGAACAGGGCGGCGCGCCTGCCGGCCGTGGCCGCGCGAACGCGCCGGCATCGCTCGCGTCGGGCCGCTGA
- a CDS encoding FKBP-type peptidyl-prolyl cis-trans isomerase, translating to MSVITTESGLKYEDLTEGTGAEAQAGKTVSVHYTGWLTDGQKFDSSKDRNDPFAFVLGGGMVIKGWDEGVQGMKVGGVRRLTIPPQLGYGPRGAGGVIPPNATLVFEVELLDV from the coding sequence ATGTCTGTCATCACGACCGAATCGGGCCTCAAATACGAAGACCTGACCGAAGGCACCGGCGCCGAAGCGCAAGCCGGCAAGACCGTCAGCGTCCACTACACGGGCTGGCTGACCGACGGTCAGAAATTCGATTCGAGCAAGGACCGCAACGACCCGTTCGCATTCGTGCTGGGCGGCGGCATGGTCATCAAGGGCTGGGACGAAGGCGTGCAGGGCATGAAGGTCGGCGGCGTGCGTCGCCTGACGATCCCGCCGCAACTCGGCTACGGCCCGCGCGGCGCAGGCGGCGTGATCCCGCCGAATGCGACGCTCGTGTTCGAAGTGGAACTGCTCGACGTCTGA
- a CDS encoding helix-turn-helix transcriptional regulator — protein sequence MERIASPAIALRRYDTCEESDVHDFHQVVLGVDGAMVMTVDGIGQRIDRHAAWLIPAGARHDYAGLGDNRQLVIDLPAASLAVPQRLFDRARAVSIDPALTSLVAQVAAAAVQHDAPAGDASHAAAHRFQWQAAARLCGALLDDAGIAAPASGLDFTRIDRWLRARLAEPLRIADLAAHCGYGMRRFHQLFVDAFGETPHRYLQRLRLDAAVVLLADGRHPLVDIAGMVGFADQSTFTHAFTKRFGVAPGRWRGERH from the coding sequence ATGGAACGCATCGCCTCCCCCGCCATCGCGCTGCGCCGCTACGACACGTGCGAAGAGTCGGACGTGCACGACTTCCACCAGGTCGTGCTCGGCGTCGATGGCGCGATGGTGATGACGGTGGACGGGATCGGCCAGCGCATCGACCGGCACGCGGCCTGGCTGATTCCGGCCGGCGCGCGCCACGACTACGCGGGCCTCGGCGACAATCGCCAGCTCGTGATCGACCTGCCCGCGGCGTCGCTCGCGGTGCCGCAGCGGTTGTTCGACCGCGCGCGCGCCGTATCGATCGACCCGGCGCTGACGTCGCTCGTCGCGCAGGTCGCGGCCGCCGCCGTGCAACACGATGCGCCGGCCGGCGACGCAAGTCACGCAGCCGCGCACCGTTTCCAGTGGCAGGCTGCCGCGCGTCTGTGCGGCGCGCTGCTCGACGACGCCGGCATTGCCGCGCCCGCGTCGGGCCTCGATTTCACGCGCATCGACCGCTGGCTGCGCGCGCGGCTCGCGGAGCCGCTGCGCATCGCCGATCTCGCCGCGCATTGCGGCTACGGGATGCGCCGGTTTCATCAACTGTTCGTCGATGCATTCGGCGAAACACCGCATCGCTACCTGCAACGGCTGCGGCTCGACGCAGCGGTCGTGCTGCTCGCCGACGGCCGGCATCCGCTCGTCGACATCGCGGGCATGGTCGGCTTCGCGGACCAGAGCACGTTCACGCATGCGTTCACGAAGCGCTTCGGCGTCGCGCCCGGACGCTGGCGCGGCGAACGGCACTGA
- a CDS encoding winged helix-turn-helix transcriptional regulator, translated as MARQKSLADSPCPVARATDIVGDRWALLIVRDAFDGVRRFGDFRASLGVASNVLSDRLKMLVDAGVFDVVPASDGTAYQEYALTKKGEGLFPVIVMLRQWGEANLFARGEPHSVLVDRGTGRAIRKLALRHDDGRPLKAAETVVKKIGDEAGATRQ; from the coding sequence ATGGCCAGGCAGAAAAGTCTTGCGGATTCGCCGTGCCCGGTGGCGCGGGCGACGGATATCGTCGGTGATCGCTGGGCGTTGCTGATCGTGCGCGATGCGTTCGACGGCGTGCGGCGGTTCGGCGATTTCCGCGCGAGCCTCGGCGTCGCGAGCAACGTCCTGTCCGACCGGCTGAAGATGCTGGTGGACGCCGGCGTGTTCGACGTCGTGCCGGCGTCGGACGGCACCGCGTATCAGGAGTACGCGCTGACGAAAAAGGGCGAGGGGTTGTTTCCCGTCATCGTGATGCTGCGGCAGTGGGGCGAGGCGAATCTGTTCGCGCGCGGCGAGCCGCATTCGGTGCTGGTCGATCGCGGCACGGGGCGCGCGATCCGCAAGCTCGCACTGCGGCACGACGACGGCCGGCCGTTGAAGGCGGCCGAGACCGTCGTGAAGAAGATCGGCGACGAAGCGGGTGCGACACGGCAATGA
- a CDS encoding MFS transporter: MASSCHSSTVASTEPAHATHPADGDHLSSARVALLAVCCAASVANVYYAQPLLDSIARDFGMSQAAVGGVITATQLGCALALLFVVPLGDLLNRKRLITVQLLLLTAACIGVAASSTRVALLAGMVAVGLLGTAMTQGLIACSAALAGAGERGRVVGAAQGGVVVGLLAARSLAGVVTDFAGWRAVYLVSGALAIAMLVVLSRLLPDTNAPRVRIGYAALLKSMVSLLRHERVLRVRGAIALLMFAAFSIFWSALVLPLSAPPHSMSHTQIGAFGLVGALGAAAAARAGRLADRGRGEATTGAALALLACSWLPLAFGDTSIAWLIVGIVLLDVGGQAVHVVNQSMILGARPDAHARLVGCYMLFYSVGSGLGAIASTMMYARAGWTGVCALGAIVSMAALGAWAATLRRA, from the coding sequence ATGGCGTCTTCCTGTCATTCCAGCACCGTTGCTTCAACCGAGCCGGCACATGCAACGCATCCGGCCGATGGCGACCACCTGTCCTCGGCACGCGTCGCATTGCTGGCCGTCTGCTGTGCGGCGAGCGTCGCGAACGTCTATTACGCCCAGCCGCTGCTCGATTCGATCGCGCGGGATTTCGGCATGTCGCAGGCGGCCGTCGGCGGTGTCATCACCGCGACGCAGCTCGGCTGTGCGCTCGCGCTGCTGTTCGTCGTGCCGCTCGGCGATCTGCTGAACCGCAAGCGTCTGATCACCGTGCAGCTTCTGCTGCTGACGGCGGCCTGCATCGGCGTCGCCGCATCGTCGACGCGCGTCGCGCTGCTGGCGGGGATGGTCGCGGTCGGGCTGCTCGGCACCGCCATGACACAAGGGCTGATCGCGTGCTCGGCCGCGCTCGCGGGCGCCGGCGAACGCGGGCGCGTGGTGGGCGCCGCCCAGGGCGGCGTCGTGGTCGGGCTGCTGGCCGCGCGCTCGCTGGCCGGCGTCGTCACGGACTTCGCGGGATGGCGGGCCGTCTACCTCGTGTCGGGTGCGCTCGCGATCGCGATGCTCGTCGTGCTGTCGCGGCTGTTGCCCGACACGAACGCACCCCGCGTGCGCATCGGCTACGCGGCGCTGCTGAAGTCGATGGTGTCGTTGTTGCGCCATGAACGCGTGCTGCGCGTACGCGGTGCCATCGCGCTGCTGATGTTCGCCGCGTTCAGCATCTTCTGGAGCGCGCTCGTACTCCCGCTGAGCGCCCCGCCACATTCGATGTCGCATACGCAGATCGGTGCATTCGGCCTCGTCGGCGCGCTGGGTGCGGCGGCCGCCGCCCGCGCAGGCCGGCTCGCGGATCGCGGGCGCGGCGAAGCGACGACCGGCGCCGCGCTCGCGCTGCTCGCGTGCTCCTGGCTGCCGCTCGCATTCGGCGACACGTCGATTGCGTGGTTGATCGTCGGCATCGTGCTGCTCGACGTCGGCGGCCAGGCTGTCCACGTCGTCAACCAGAGCATGATTCTCGGCGCTCGGCCCGATGCGCACGCGCGCCTCGTCGGCTGCTACATGCTGTTCTACTCGGTCGGCAGCGGACTCGGCGCGATCGCGTCGACGATGATGTATGCGCGCGCCGGATGGACGGGCGTCTGCGCGCTTGGCGCGATCGTGAGCATGGCCGCGCTCGGCGCATGGGCCGCGACGCTCAGGCGCGCGTGA
- a CDS encoding glycosyltransferase family 4 protein — MSQSSRPIKSLQIGMHWFPERAGGLDRMYYSLVGALPGAGVEVRGLVAGSPKVADDTGGAIQGFGPASEPLARRMLAARRALRDEIRSERPDVISSHFALYTFPGLDVTRGIPQVSHFQGPWADESQVEGAASLGQRAKRYLEQAVYTRSSRLIVLSQAFGQILTNRYGIDPSRVRVIPGCVDTAQFDTPLTPAEARHKLQLPQDRPIVLAVRRLVRRMGLEDLIDAIGLVKHRHPDVLLLIAGKGKIGEELQQRIDDAGLQDNVKLLGFVPDNHLAALYRAATVSVVPTVALEGFGLITVESLASGTPVLVTPVGGLPEAVAGLSNDLVLPSTGADAIAEGLGGALSGAIALPDEAACKRYARDHFDNAVIARRVAGVYEEAIQAAG; from the coding sequence ATGTCTCAATCTTCCCGGCCGATCAAATCGTTGCAAATCGGCATGCACTGGTTCCCCGAACGCGCGGGCGGCCTCGACCGGATGTATTACTCGCTCGTCGGTGCGCTGCCGGGCGCGGGCGTCGAGGTGCGCGGGCTCGTCGCCGGCTCGCCGAAGGTCGCCGACGACACGGGCGGCGCGATCCAGGGCTTCGGTCCCGCGTCGGAGCCGCTCGCGCGCCGGATGCTCGCCGCGCGGCGCGCGCTGCGCGACGAGATCCGCAGCGAACGGCCGGACGTGATCTCGTCGCACTTCGCGCTGTACACGTTCCCGGGACTCGACGTCACGCGCGGGATTCCGCAGGTGTCGCACTTTCAGGGGCCGTGGGCCGACGAAAGTCAGGTCGAGGGCGCCGCGTCACTGGGCCAGCGCGCGAAGCGCTATCTCGAACAGGCCGTCTATACGCGCTCGTCGCGGCTGATCGTGCTGTCGCAAGCGTTCGGCCAGATCCTGACGAACCGCTACGGGATCGATCCGTCGCGCGTGCGGGTGATTCCCGGCTGTGTCGATACCGCGCAGTTCGATACGCCGCTCACGCCCGCCGAGGCGCGGCACAAGCTGCAGCTGCCGCAGGACCGGCCGATCGTGCTGGCCGTGCGCCGGCTCGTGCGGCGCATGGGGCTGGAGGACCTGATCGACGCGATCGGCCTCGTCAAGCACCGTCACCCGGACGTGCTGCTGCTGATCGCCGGCAAGGGCAAGATCGGCGAGGAACTGCAGCAGCGCATCGACGATGCCGGGTTGCAGGACAACGTGAAGCTGCTCGGCTTCGTGCCCGACAACCATCTCGCGGCGCTGTACCGCGCGGCGACGGTCAGCGTCGTGCCGACGGTCGCGCTCGAAGGTTTCGGGCTGATCACCGTCGAATCGCTGGCGTCCGGCACACCCGTGCTGGTGACGCCGGTCGGCGGGCTGCCGGAGGCGGTCGCCGGGTTGTCGAACGATCTCGTGTTGCCGTCGACGGGCGCGGATGCGATCGCGGAAGGGCTCGGCGGCGCGCTGTCGGGTGCGATCGCGCTGCCCGATGAAGCCGCATGCAAGCGCTACGCGCGTGATCATTTCGACAACGCGGTGATCGCGCGACGCGTCGCCGGCGTGTACGAAGAGGCGATCCAGGCGGCAGGCTGA
- a CDS encoding MFS transporter, translating to MDTTTPSSAFPPALARVVATVSIGFVVTQLDVTIVNIALAHLAADLRLPVAGLQWVVDAYTLAFAVLMLSGGALGDRFGARRLYIAGLVLFALASLACGAARAPAMLIAARALQGVGAAAMLPNSLALLNDACRHDPHLRARAVGWWTAAGSISIAAGPVVGGLLIAAWGWRGIFLVNLPLCVAGLAAAIAWVPARREHAAPSRAVRELDLRGQLIAIAMLTALTGAVIEWRPLGFAHPVVAGGFGFAALAALAFVAVESRTATPMLPLSLFRHRTFSAAVLFGICVNLTYYGTVFVLALYLQRARGESALQAGLAFLPLTGGFLLSNLASGRVVARHGPRVPMLAGALVAALGYGSLHFVDASTPLAVLLVPFLLIPSGMGFAVPAMTTAVLASVAPERAGIASAVLNTARQAGGAMGVAAFGALAGGGGAWQVVSGLRIETAVSVALLVAAALLATLVRPDAHRSAAPARHAMPAAD from the coding sequence ATGGATACGACCACACCCTCCTCCGCCTTCCCGCCCGCGCTGGCACGCGTCGTCGCGACCGTCAGCATCGGTTTCGTCGTCACGCAGCTCGACGTGACGATCGTCAACATCGCGCTCGCGCATCTCGCGGCCGACCTGCGCTTGCCGGTCGCCGGCCTGCAGTGGGTCGTCGATGCGTACACGCTCGCGTTCGCGGTCCTGATGCTGTCGGGCGGTGCGCTCGGCGATCGCTTCGGCGCGCGCCGCCTGTACATCGCGGGCCTCGTGCTGTTCGCACTCGCGTCGCTCGCGTGCGGCGCCGCACGCGCGCCTGCCATGCTGATCGCGGCCCGTGCGCTGCAGGGCGTCGGCGCCGCGGCGATGCTGCCCAATTCGCTCGCGCTGCTCAACGACGCGTGCCGGCACGACCCGCACCTGCGCGCCCGCGCGGTCGGCTGGTGGACGGCGGCCGGGTCGATCTCGATCGCGGCCGGCCCGGTGGTCGGCGGCCTGCTGATCGCCGCGTGGGGCTGGCGCGGCATCTTTCTCGTGAACCTGCCATTATGCGTGGCGGGGCTTGCAGCCGCCATCGCCTGGGTGCCTGCGCGCCGCGAGCACGCCGCACCATCGCGTGCGGTCCGCGAACTCGACCTGCGCGGCCAGCTCATCGCGATCGCGATGCTGACCGCGCTGACCGGCGCCGTGATCGAATGGCGGCCGCTCGGCTTCGCGCACCCGGTCGTTGCCGGCGGCTTCGGGTTCGCGGCACTCGCCGCGCTCGCCTTCGTCGCAGTCGAATCGCGCACGGCCACGCCGATGCTGCCGCTGTCGCTGTTCCGCCATCGCACGTTCAGCGCGGCCGTCCTGTTCGGGATCTGCGTGAACCTCACGTACTACGGCACCGTATTCGTGCTGGCGCTCTACCTGCAGCGTGCCCGCGGTGAATCGGCGTTGCAGGCCGGCCTCGCGTTCCTGCCGCTGACGGGCGGCTTCCTGCTGTCGAATCTCGCGAGCGGCCGCGTCGTCGCGCGTCACGGCCCGCGCGTGCCGATGCTGGCGGGCGCGCTCGTCGCCGCGCTCGGCTACGGATCGCTGCATTTCGTCGATGCATCGACGCCGCTCGCCGTGCTGCTCGTGCCGTTCCTGCTGATTCCGTCGGGCATGGGATTCGCGGTGCCGGCGATGACGACGGCCGTGCTCGCGTCGGTCGCGCCCGAACGGGCCGGCATCGCGTCGGCCGTGTTGAATACCGCGCGGCAGGCCGGCGGCGCGATGGGTGTCGCGGCATTCGGTGCGCTCGCGGGTGGCGGCGGCGCGTGGCAGGTCGTCAGCGGACTACGGATCGAAACGGCCGTGTCGGTCGCGCTGCTGGTCGCGGCCGCGCTGCTCGCGACGCTCGTGCGGCCCGACGCGCATCGCAGCGCGGCGCCCGCGCGTCACGCGATGCCGGCGGCCGATTGA
- a CDS encoding sigma-54 dependent transcriptional regulator, with amino-acid sequence MVARSPDANGQAAPEMTDVSVTAPEAGRKLFVIMRTPDEPLLAQLRGLGWEIAVAKTAGAAQNMTSGVSVAAGLVDFTGFTSRDYPALKACLSQPAIGWISIAQAGVTISPAVRELIRSYCFDYVTLPLPYEWISHVLGHARGMAALDRVDGAAYAASIGEHGMIGNCEAMQQLFSTIRKVAKTDASVFISGESGTGKELTALAIHERSGRGKGPFIAINCGAIPHHLLQSELFGYERGAFTGANQRRAGRIESANGGTLFLDEIGDMPVESQASLLRFLQEGKIERLGGQESIAVDVRIISATHVDLDGAVEAGRFRADLYHRLCVLRIHEPPLRARGKDIDILAHYVLQKFKSDSGRKISGFTSAALDAMRRYEWPGNVRELINRVRRAIVMAESRLLTPHDLGLETPGETEPVTLEQARALAERTAIENALLRNDHRINKAAAELGISRVTLYRMMIEHGLNEHDNNGGNGDNGGHDGAPSGDAGHQRVG; translated from the coding sequence ATGGTTGCAAGGTCACCCGACGCAAACGGGCAGGCGGCGCCCGAGATGACGGATGTATCCGTCACCGCTCCCGAGGCCGGCCGCAAGCTGTTCGTGATCATGCGGACGCCCGACGAGCCGTTGTTGGCGCAACTGCGCGGGCTCGGCTGGGAGATCGCGGTCGCGAAGACGGCCGGTGCCGCGCAGAACATGACCTCCGGCGTGAGCGTCGCGGCCGGGCTGGTCGATTTCACGGGCTTCACGTCACGCGACTATCCCGCGCTGAAGGCGTGCCTGAGCCAGCCGGCGATCGGCTGGATTTCCATTGCGCAGGCCGGCGTCACGATCAGCCCTGCCGTGCGCGAGTTGATCCGCAGCTATTGTTTCGACTACGTGACGCTGCCGCTGCCCTACGAATGGATTTCGCACGTGCTCGGCCATGCGCGCGGGATGGCCGCGCTCGATCGCGTCGACGGCGCGGCCTATGCGGCGTCGATCGGCGAACACGGGATGATCGGCAACTGCGAAGCGATGCAGCAGCTGTTCAGCACGATCCGCAAGGTCGCGAAGACCGATGCGAGCGTGTTCATCTCGGGCGAGTCGGGCACCGGCAAGGAGCTGACGGCGCTCGCGATTCATGAGCGCTCCGGGCGCGGCAAGGGGCCGTTCATCGCGATCAATTGCGGTGCGATTCCGCATCACCTGCTGCAGTCGGAACTGTTCGGCTACGAGCGTGGCGCATTCACCGGCGCGAATCAGCGGCGCGCGGGCCGGATCGAATCGGCGAACGGCGGCACGCTGTTTCTCGACGAGATCGGCGACATGCCGGTCGAGAGCCAGGCAAGCCTGCTGCGCTTCCTGCAGGAAGGGAAGATCGAGCGGCTCGGCGGGCAGGAGTCGATCGCGGTCGACGTGCGGATCATCTCGGCCACGCACGTCGATCTCGACGGCGCGGTCGAGGCCGGGCGCTTCCGTGCGGACCTCTATCACCGGCTGTGCGTGCTGCGCATCCACGAGCCGCCGCTGCGCGCGCGCGGCAAGGACATCGATATCCTCGCGCACTACGTGCTGCAGAAATTCAAGTCCGACAGCGGCCGCAAGATCAGTGGCTTCACGTCGGCCGCGCTCGATGCGATGCGCCGCTACGAATGGCCCGGCAATGTGCGCGAGCTGATCAACCGCGTGCGGCGCGCGATCGTGATGGCCGAGAGCCGGCTGCTGACGCCGCACGATCTCGGGCTCGAAACACCCGGCGAAACCGAACCCGTGACGCTCGAACAGGCGAGGGCGCTCGCCGAGCGCACCGCGATCGAGAACGCGCTGCTGCGCAACGATCACCGGATCAACAAGGCCGCCGCCGAACTCGGCATCTCGCGCGTGACGCTCTACCGGATGATGATCGAGCACGGGCTGAACGAGCACGACAACAACGGCGGGAACGGCGACAACGGCGGGCACGACGGCGCGCCGTCGGGCGACGCGGGGCATCAACGGGTCGGCTGA